The genomic segment ATCATCGGGAACAACTGGTTGGCCATCAGCTCCATCCCTTCCAAGAGATCGGCTATCTGCACCAACGATCTTTTGTTCATCAATTTGGCAGTGTCCAACCTCATCACCAACTACCTGGTGGACCTTCCCGACACCATCGCCGACTTTGCTGGTCGCTGGTTCCTAGGCAAGGCCTACTGCGGCATCTTCCGCTTCTGTGCGGACCTGTCGGAGACCAGCAGCATCTTCACCACTTTCTTCATTAGCGCTTTCTGGCACCAGAAGCTGGTGGGCTCTCTAAAACGGGGTGGCGCCCCCGTGAAGATGGACAACGTGGGCCTGGTGATGGCCTTGCTGGTCGGCAGCTGGCTCACAGCTTTGGCTTTTAGCGTGCCGCATTTTTTCTTTGTGAGCGTGGAGGCGACCAACGAGAGCGGGGAAGACTGTATAGATGTCTTCCCGGATGCCATCTCCAGAAAAACCTATGAGGTGTTCTACCTGACGCTGGCCAACGCCCTTCCCCTTGCCGGGATGCTCTTCGCCAGCGGTCAGATCGTGATGACGTTGCTCAAGAACCAGCAGCGAATCCGGTGTCGCAACACCGAACTCGGCAAGGAGAAAGCTCACGGAGAGAGAGTTGCCGGGCCGAGCGCCGCCTCATCCTGCACAGAAACCGCCAACGCCTCCGGAGCTCCACCCaagctgtccatggtgctgtcgGGGAAGCCCAACGCCAGCTCTCAAGTGCGTGCGGCCAAAAGCGTGGTGGCGGTGGCCAGCGTTTTCCTGGTGTGCTGGTTGACTCATCTGCTGCTTCGCATCACCAATAACTTCCACACCTCCTcgctggtggtggaggtggcCAGCTACATCGCGGCCTCCTACACCTGCATCATACCATACATATTCCTGCACGGAGTCAAAAAGCTCATATGCTCATGCAagagatagaaaaaaaaatctggatcaACACATTCTCATTCAGATGCTTATGCTGTAAtcgttaaaataataaaatccgGAACTATTTCACTGTGTTGTGAATCGCTTGACGCTTTGATAATCAACAAAACATAAATCCAAATTTCTTTATTTCTACCAGACTAAAGCAAACATGATTCCACCAACAATCAAGGTGGCTAAATGTATGAAAAAACAATTTGAGCTCTCCCTTTTGTGATGACTGTACGGGAAGCCTTGAGTGGCGTTTGTAATTAAATGTAATTAcgcgaacagaaaaaaaaaagtgacatccCTCTGCGGTGTCACATTACGAGCAACATGGCCGCCGTTTTAAGGGCGAGAGCTGTACGTaaacacgttaaaaaaaaataatcaaatgttttttatGTACATTGTCAATAAGAAATATAAGTGGTGATGTGTTTGTCTCCTCTTGTAAACGCATAAGAGTGTCTGATCTGTATTTACACACTTAACAATGTTGTGCTTTGGGACACAATCGAGAATAAAATAAGTTATAAAACCTGCATCTTCAGTCTCTTAACACTTTGCTGTAATGAAAAGTCAGACTGGGCATTTTAGTAGAAAACAAGATGATGCACTATTCACAAGAAGTGAGGAAAAATTGGGCTTTTTCGCAGTATGTTTCAGGATGAACCTAAAACGTACCCAGAACTTTTACGGATAGATACCTAAATCCCGTCGCCACCATACAAACGTGACAGATGTATCGCTAAGCGATTCAAGGCATCGGAGGGAGCTTCGAGAGCGTCAGTGAAGTTTATCCAGTTTGGCCTGCAGAGACTTGAAGTTGCCGATGGTGTGCTGGAGGGCCGCGTTGGGGCTGAGGGACTGCAGCTCCACCAGGTAGCCGCAGATGTTGTCCAGGCACACGTTGGTGAAGCGGCGTCTGGGACAGAATTTTGAATTTGTTAAAAATTGGAACAGAGTAAAGGAAAAGAGGAATTTTACAAGAAATGTCATCAATATACACTGCCAGTGAGAAACAGGTTATTTGACAGATGTCTGACTCTTTGGCTCCCTCTAGAGGTCAGAGGTTGAACTGCTAGTgaagtggctcacctgtcatacGTGGGCACTCTGCTGGGGTCGTCCACGTAACCCGACAAAAGCACGTGGATGCATTCTACCAAATGCAAAGGCTTCTTCAGGCGCTGCCAGTAAGGATCCTACACCAgacacatttattttcaaaatgacgGCCAACTGCGCGGGGACGTGATTTGCGGCGTGTACCCTGGTTTTGAAAAGCTGGTCGTAGACCTCCAGAAGGCGTGGCAGCTGCACCCCGATCTCCTGCATGGTGGACGTGACGAAGCCCACGTCCCAGTTGAGGCGGCACACCTCCTGCTCCAGATACTTCACCAGGAATTC from the Syngnathus scovelli strain Florida chromosome 13, RoL_Ssco_1.2, whole genome shotgun sequence genome contains:
- the ora5 gene encoding rhodopsin; protein product: MDTEELVESIIRALMFLAGIIGNNWLAISSIPSKRSAICTNDLLFINLAVSNLITNYLVDLPDTIADFAGRWFLGKAYCGIFRFCADLSETSSIFTTFFISAFWHQKLVGSLKRGGAPVKMDNVGLVMALLVGSWLTALAFSVPHFFFVSVEATNESGEDCIDVFPDAISRKTYEVFYLTLANALPLAGMLFASGQIVMTLLKNQQRIRCRNTELGKEKAHGERVAGPSAASSCTETANASGAPPKLSMVLSGKPNASSQVRAAKSVVAVASVFLVCWLTHLLLRITNNFHTSSLVVEVASYIAASYTCIIPYIFLHGVKKLICSCKR